A stretch of the Mycobacterium shigaense genome encodes the following:
- a CDS encoding aminotransferase class I/II-fold pyridoxal phosphate-dependent enzyme has product MTEHLRAYNSLWQVRSDSWCRLEEAADRLTRPTTTGELREKYSEICRELLGRLSTLEPYWAYPGWPQFARITRLFASGNFDKFAQTLVRVNRALTTESYRTGDVDNAGADELDMFPADPRRLEELSTQRDRPYFEVLVVEKMTEDQERALHTEVRKWRRPDDEFVYELVVVSSGEEALIAARLNVNLQAVVIRRRFTADSTRDLSALAEFVDDDVSHDLLDHQSPDERAQILAVSLGKLRPEIDLYLMTEVEVEDIAGRLGQYFRRVFHAREGMLELHLSILQGVAARYRTPFFSALKQYSHRPTGVFHALPISQGKSIVNSHWIKDMVGFYGLDVFMAETSATCGGLDSLLEPTGPLREAQQLAAQAYGSRHTYFVTNGTSTANKIVTQALVAPGDIVLLDRNCHQSHHYGMMLAGAKVSYLEAYPLNDYSMYGAVPLREIKSKLLALKRAGKLDRVKMMSLTNCTFDGIVYDVQRVMEECLALKPDLVFLWDEAWFAFARFHPVYRNRTAMAAAATLRDRLGDPDYKRRYSQQLAAHGPLDEATDDELLQRRLLPDPARARVRVYATQSTHKTLTALRQGSMIHVFDQDFDQKVAEPFHEAYMAHTSTSPNYQILASLDLGRRQVALEGVELVQRQIENAMQLRDAIDNHPLLSRYVRCLRTSDLIPENFRPSAIDQPLRSGLRNMMAAWEHDEFVLDPSRITLYIGNTGYDGDTFKRQQLMDRYGIQINKTSRNSVLFMTNIGTTRSSVAFLVEVLVSIAHELDQNISEMSRGEREYFERAVHRLTKQPVPLPDFSGFHPAFLDHSGSKPTPEGDVRPAFYLSYDDANCEYLTGEQIDEKLDVGIDIVSATFVTPYPPGFPVLVPGQVVSREILQFMRDLDTPEIHGYLPNFGYRLYTEKAIEIVTESAGVVLNGHRPGALPTSEKASKKKPTKRSGGDGNRNLPEVGHDELLDQQHPGDAVTVPPPISNPTA; this is encoded by the coding sequence ATGACAGAGCATTTGCGCGCATACAACAGCCTGTGGCAGGTCCGCAGCGACTCCTGGTGCCGGTTGGAGGAAGCTGCCGACCGCCTCACGCGCCCGACCACCACCGGGGAGCTGCGGGAAAAGTACAGCGAAATCTGCCGCGAACTCCTGGGGCGCCTGAGCACGCTAGAGCCCTACTGGGCATATCCGGGTTGGCCTCAATTCGCACGCATAACAAGGCTTTTCGCTTCCGGAAATTTTGACAAGTTCGCTCAGACGCTGGTCCGGGTCAACCGGGCGCTGACCACGGAGTCTTACCGGACCGGCGACGTGGACAACGCCGGCGCCGACGAGCTGGACATGTTCCCGGCCGATCCGCGCCGGCTCGAGGAACTCTCGACGCAACGCGACCGCCCCTATTTCGAGGTGCTCGTCGTCGAGAAGATGACCGAGGACCAGGAGCGGGCGCTGCACACCGAGGTGCGCAAGTGGCGGCGTCCGGACGACGAGTTCGTCTACGAGCTGGTGGTGGTGTCCAGCGGCGAAGAGGCTCTGATCGCGGCCCGGCTCAACGTCAACCTGCAGGCCGTGGTGATTCGGCGGCGCTTTACGGCAGATTCGACGCGCGACCTGTCCGCCCTGGCGGAGTTCGTCGACGACGATGTGTCCCACGACTTGCTCGACCACCAGTCACCCGACGAGCGGGCGCAGATCCTCGCGGTCTCGCTGGGCAAGCTGCGGCCCGAAATCGACCTGTACCTGATGACCGAAGTCGAGGTAGAGGACATCGCCGGGCGGCTGGGCCAGTACTTCCGCCGGGTGTTCCATGCCCGGGAAGGCATGCTCGAACTCCACCTGTCGATCCTGCAGGGCGTGGCCGCGCGATATCGCACGCCGTTTTTCAGTGCTCTCAAGCAGTACAGCCACCGGCCAACGGGTGTCTTTCACGCCCTGCCTATTTCGCAGGGCAAGTCGATCGTCAATTCGCACTGGATCAAGGACATGGTTGGCTTCTACGGCCTGGACGTGTTCATGGCCGAGACGTCAGCGACCTGCGGCGGCCTGGACTCGCTGCTGGAACCGACCGGTCCGCTGCGGGAAGCACAGCAACTCGCCGCCCAGGCCTACGGATCCCGTCATACCTACTTCGTCACCAATGGGACGTCGACGGCGAATAAGATCGTCACCCAGGCGCTGGTGGCTCCCGGCGACATCGTGTTGCTGGACCGCAACTGTCATCAGTCGCATCACTACGGGATGATGCTCGCCGGCGCGAAAGTCAGTTACCTGGAAGCGTATCCGCTGAACGACTACTCGATGTACGGCGCGGTGCCGCTGCGGGAGATCAAGTCGAAGTTGTTGGCGCTCAAGCGCGCCGGCAAGCTCGACCGGGTAAAGATGATGTCGCTGACGAACTGTACGTTCGACGGCATCGTCTACGACGTACAGCGGGTCATGGAGGAATGCCTCGCACTCAAGCCCGATCTGGTGTTCTTGTGGGACGAGGCATGGTTCGCTTTCGCGCGGTTCCACCCGGTTTACCGCAATCGGACAGCCATGGCGGCAGCGGCGACGTTGCGGGACCGGTTAGGCGATCCGGATTACAAACGTCGCTACTCCCAGCAGCTGGCGGCCCACGGTCCGCTCGACGAGGCAACCGACGACGAGCTGCTGCAGCGGCGCCTGCTCCCCGACCCGGCGCGAGCCCGGGTACGGGTGTACGCCACGCAGTCGACGCACAAGACCTTGACCGCGCTGCGCCAGGGGTCGATGATCCACGTCTTCGATCAGGACTTCGATCAAAAGGTCGCCGAGCCGTTCCACGAGGCGTACATGGCGCACACCTCGACGTCGCCCAACTACCAGATCCTCGCCTCGCTGGATCTGGGCCGCCGCCAGGTCGCGTTGGAAGGTGTCGAGTTGGTGCAGCGGCAGATTGAGAACGCGATGCAGCTGCGCGATGCGATCGACAATCATCCGCTGCTCAGCAGGTACGTGCGCTGCCTGCGGACGTCGGATCTGATCCCGGAGAATTTCCGGCCGTCAGCCATCGACCAGCCGCTGCGCTCGGGGCTGCGGAACATGATGGCAGCCTGGGAGCACGACGAATTCGTGCTCGACCCGTCGCGCATTACCCTGTACATCGGCAACACCGGCTACGACGGCGACACTTTCAAGCGCCAACAGCTGATGGACCGGTATGGAATTCAGATCAACAAGACGTCGCGCAACAGCGTGTTGTTCATGACCAACATCGGCACCACGCGCAGCTCGGTCGCCTTCCTGGTCGAAGTTCTGGTCAGCATCGCCCATGAGCTCGACCAGAACATCTCCGAGATGAGTCGCGGTGAGCGTGAGTATTTCGAGCGCGCTGTGCACCGGTTGACCAAGCAACCCGTGCCGCTGCCCGACTTCAGCGGCTTCCACCCGGCATTCTTGGACCACAGCGGGTCCAAGCCGACACCCGAAGGAGACGTCCGGCCGGCGTTCTACCTGTCCTACGATGACGCCAACTGCGAATATCTCACCGGCGAGCAGATCGACGAAAAGCTGGACGTCGGAATCGACATCGTTTCAGCCACTTTCGTGACGCCGTACCCGCCGGGCTTCCCCGTTCTGGTGCCGGGGCAGGTGGTCAGTCGCGAAATCCTGCAATTCATGCGCGATCTCGACACCCCCGAGATCCACGGCTACCTGCCGAACTTCGGCTACCGTCTCTACACCGAGAAGGCCATCGAAATCGTCACGGAATCAGCGGGGGTGGTTCTCAACGGCCATCGCCCCGGAGCGCTGCCGACATCGGAGAAGGCGTCCAAAAAGAAACCGACGAAACGCAGCGGCGGCGACGGCAATCGCAATCTCCCTGAGGTCGGCCACGACGAGTTGCTCGACCAGCAGCATCCCGGTGACGCGGTGACGGTGCCGCCGCCGATCAGCAATCCCACCGCATAG